One genomic window of Punica granatum isolate Tunisia-2019 chromosome 1, ASM765513v2, whole genome shotgun sequence includes the following:
- the LOC116192695 gene encoding chaperone protein dnaJ 8, chloroplastic-like, with protein MASACGVIGKNGSSWVQLRERSMRKKKKSGSGERNSSRVKVSCSLYSPSVMDPYKTLRIQPGASESEVRKAFRQLALQYHPDVCRGSNCGTQFHLINEAYDIVMSNLRGEPDDTSSPRMSGSYYDRGIDEPCWGMNDPDWDVWEEWMGWEGAGIRDYSSHINPYI; from the exons ATGGCGAGTGCTTGTGGGGTGATTGGGAAGAACGGGTCTTCGTGGGTTCAGCTCAGGGAGAGgagcatgaggaagaagaagaagtccgGTAGCGGTGAGAGGAACAGCAGCAGGGTCAAGGTCTCCTGTTCTCTATACTCTCCGTCGGTCATGGATCCTTACAAGACGCTGAGGATCCAGCCCGGCGCTTCCGAGTCTGAGGTCAGGAAGGCCTTCAGGCAACTCGCCCTCCAG TACCATCCAGATGTGTGCAGAGGAAGCAATTGTGGGACTCAATTTCATCTGATCAATGAAGCATACGAT ATTGTGATGAGTAACTTGAGGGGAGAACCAGATGACACATCTTCTCCACGGATGAGCGGATCATATTATGATCGAGGGATCGATGAGCCATGCTGGGGAATGAACGATCCCGATTGGGACGTGTGGGAGGAGTGGATGGGCTGGGAAGGAGCGGGGATCCGCGACTACTCGTCTCACATTAATCCTTACATATGA
- the LOC116199787 gene encoding magnesium transporter MRS2-1-like translates to MADLKERLLPPKPASALNLRESSTRGRPPSFQGVDVLGLKKRGQGLRSWIRVDTSGNSEVIEVDKFTMMRRCDLPARDLRLLDPLFVYPSTILGREKAIVVNLEQIRCIITADEVLLLNSLDSYVLQYVVELQRRLAAAGVGEMWKSEHADLNRRRGSRSFDNVFGSTSPDYLPFEFRALEVALEAACTFLDSQAAELEIEAYPLLDELTSKISTLNLERVRRLKSRLVALTRRVQKVRDEIEQLMDDDGDMAEMYLTEKKRRMESLFYGDQSVTGFRSNDGALSISAPVSPVSSPPESRKLEKSLSIARSRHESMRSSESATESIEELEMLLEAYFVVIDSTLNKLTSLKEYIDDTEDFINIQLDNVRNQLIQFELLLTTATFVVAIFGVVAGIFGMNFSIPLFDDEGAFKWVLIITGVTGLAIFCAFVLFFKYRRLMPL, encoded by the exons ATGGCAGATCTGAAGGAGCGTCTCCTGCCCCCAAAACCTGCATCAGCCCTTAATCTTAGGGAGTCATCTACTCGAGGCCGGCCACCTTCTTTTCAAGGAGTGGATGTGCTGGGCCTGAAGAAGCGGGGCCAGGGCCTTCGATCTTGGATCCGAGTGGACACATCTGGTAACTCCGAGGTGATTGAGGTGGACAAGTTCACGATGATGCGCCGCTGTGATCTTCCGGCTCGAGACTTGCGCTTGCTCGATCCTCTCTTTGTGTACCCATCCACCATTCTTGGCAGAGAGAAGGCTATTGTCGTCAACTTGGAGCAGATAAGGTGCATAATAACAGCAGATGAGGTCCTTCTATTGAATTCCCTCGATAGCTATGTCTTGCAATATGTTGTGGAGCTTCAGCGTCGATTGGCCGCAGCTGGTGTTGGAGAGATGTGGAAGTCCGAGCATGCTGATTTGAACCGGAGGAGAGGAAGTAGAAGCTTTGATAATGTTTTTGGAAGTACATCCCCTGATTATTTGCCATTTGAGTTTCGGGCGTTAGAAGTTGCACTAGAAGCTGCCTGCACTTTTCTTGATTCCCAG GCAGCGGAACTTGAAATTGAAGCTTATCCTCTACTGGATGAGCTCACATCAAAGATCAGTACTCTGAATCTGGAGCGAGTCCGTAGATTGAAAAGCCGACTTGTTGCATTGACCCGGAGAGTGCAGAAG GTCAGGGATGAGATAGAGCAGCTCATGGACGATGATGGGGACATGGCAGAGATGTATCTCACTGAAAAGAAGCGAAGGATGGAATCTTTATTTTACGGCGATCAGTCGGTGACGGGATTTAGATCGAATGATGGTGCCTTATCGATCTCGGCACCGGTTTCTCCAGTTTCTTCTCCCCCTGAGAGTAGGAAGCTTGAAAAGAGCCTGAGCATTGCAAGGAGCCGACACGAGAGCATGAGAAGCTCAGAAAGTGCCACGGAGAGCATTGAAGAGCTGGAGATGTTGCTGGAAGCTTACTTTGTGGTCATAGATAGCACTCTTAACAAGCTGACTTCG TTGAAGGAGTACATTGATGACACAGAAGATTTCATCAACATTCAGTTG GATAATGTTCGAAACCAGCTTATCCAATTCGAGCTGCTATTGACGACTGCTACTTTCGTGGTTGCAATTTTCGGAGTCGTCGCGGGAATCTTTGGAATGAATTTCTCGATCCCATTATTTGATGATGAAGGGGCCTTTAAGTGGGTGCTTATAATTACTGGAGTGACCGGCCTTGCTATATTTTGCGCGTTCGTCTTGTTCTTCAAGTACCGAAGACTTATGCCCCTGTAG
- the LOC116199804 gene encoding uncharacterized protein LOC116199804 yields the protein MASETKSNGRSSGGFRARMEHYLYSGDKKHVFAGIAIITVFFGAPWFLMSRGSKHQSHQDYMEKADKARRERLSSK from the exons ATGGCGAGCGAAACAAAGAGCAATGGAAGATCATCAGGTGGGTTCAGGGCTAGAATGGAGCATTATCTGTACAGTGGTGACAAGAAACACGTCTTTGCCGGGATTGCCATCATCACCGTCTTCTTCGGTGCACCCTGGTTCCTCATGAGCAGAG GTTCGAAGCACCAATCTCATCAAGATTACATGGAGAAAGCTGATAAAGCACGAAGAGAGAGGCTTTCTTCAAAATGA
- the LOC116199768 gene encoding pentatricopeptide repeat-containing protein At1g80880, mitochondrial: MQMQALARKMRRSSLLAQLFPFLSSVKLKPHISPHFYSDSPSRAFARTFHRALLEHWHPHFSPLKSFCSHIYHGDPVESREQKLVHLLRAAASLPLLEPEAMESLESSGIDPALELVCSLIEKLKEEWRPALLAFKWGQKRGCVNEKVCCLMINVLGCHQKFSIAWCLIRDFHRMKMDTRRAMLVMIDRYAAANNPSKAIWTFQLMEKFRIVPDEEAFHALLKALCEHGNIEEAEEFMLLNKKLFPLETEGFNIILNGWCSINVDIAEAKRVWKEMSKCCILPNAASYTHMISCFSKFRNLFDSLRLYDEMKKRGWTPGLDVYNSLIYVLTQESCLPEALKILGKIKELGLKPNHTTYDSMIRPLCKTGKLTEARGLLSSMLEEKIEPTVETYHAFLECMAFEGTLEVLDLMRKAGLGPNGDTFLLIFEKFLKLNQAENALKVWVEMREYEMEPSAEHYRIVVCGLATSGYLIKANEIYSEMISKGFSDDPKLKKLLKKPSRGSRSKRKWHVAKRENQVSLRKGTTVTFRNHRQRSNERRRKKKSNGVSTLNAS, translated from the exons ATGCAGATGCAAGCTCTTGCAAGGAAGATGAGAAGATCATCACTTCTTGCTCAGcttttccctttcctttcctcAGTCAAACTCAAACCCCACATTTCTCCTCATTTCTACTCCGATAGCCCATCGCGTGCCTTTGCTCGCACATTTCATCGAGCACTTCTCGAGCACTGGCACCCCCACTTCTCTCCCCTCAAATCCTTCTGCTCTCACATTTATCATGGGGACCCAGTTGAGTCCCGAGAGCAGAAGCTCGTCCATCTGCTCAGGGCAGCAGCTAGCCTCCCCCTTTTGGAACCAGAGGCTATGGAGTCCCTGGAAAGTTCGGGGATTGACCCCGCTTTGGAATTGGTCTGCTCGTTGATCGAGAAACTCAAGGAAGAGTGGAGGCCCGCTCTGCTGGCATTCAAGTGGGGCCAGAAGCGGGGCTGCGTCAACGAAAAAGTTTGCTGCTTGATGATAAACGTATTAGGCTGTCATCAGAAGTTCAGCATTGCTTGGTGTTTGATTCGAGATTTTCATCGGATGAAGATGGACACAAGACGGGCTATGCTGGTAATGATTGACCG GTATGCTGCTGCAAATAATCCATCCAAGGCAATCTGGACGTTCCAACTCATGGAGAAGTTCAGAATCGTCCCGGATGAAGAAGCATTTCACGCCCTCCTGAAAGCACTCTGCGAGCATGGAAACATCGAGGAAGCTGAAGAATTCATGCTTCTCAATAAAAAGCTATTCCCATTAGAGACAGAGGGCTTCAATATCATCCTCAATGGATGGTGCAGCATAAATGTTGACATAGCCGAAGCCAAGAGAGTTTGGAAAGAGATGTCAAAATGCTGTATTCTACCGAATGCAGCATCTTATACCCACATGATCTCCTGTTTCTCGAAGTTCAGGAATCTCTTTGACTCGCTGAGACTGTACGATGAGATGAAGAAACGTGGCTGGACACCGGGGCTCGATGTTTACAACTCTCTGATCTATGTATTGACTCAGGAGAGTTGCCTTCCTGAAGCATTGAAAATCTTGGGGAAAATCAAGGAGCTGGGTTTGAAGCCCAATCACACCACTTACGACTCCATGATCCGTCCTCTGTGCAAAACGGGCAAGCTGACAGAGGCAAGAGGGTTGTTATCCTCCATGTTAGAAGAGAAAATCGAGCCAACTGTCGAGACTTATCATGCATTTCTTGAATGCATGGCGTTTGAGGGGACATTGGAAGTTTTGGATCTCATGAGGAAAGCCGGGTTAGGTCCGAATGGAGATACATTCCTCTTGATTTTCGAGAAGTTTCTTAAACTGAATCAGGCTGAGAATGCATTGAAAGTTTGGGTCGAGATGAGGGAGTATGAGATGGAGCCGAGCGCGGAGCACTACAGAATTGTAGTGTGCGGTCTCGCAACATCTGGGTATTTGATTAAAGCTAATGAGATTTACTCTGAGATGATATCCAAAGGTTTTTCAGATGATCCAAAACTGAAGAAACTCTTGAAGAAACCTTCACGAGGGAGTAGGAGTAAAAGGAAATGGCATGTAGCCAAGAGAGAGAATCAGGTCAGTCTCAGGAAAGGAACTACAGTGACGTTTAGAAACCATCGGCAGAGGTCAAatgagaggaggaggaagaagaaatcaaatggAGTTTCTACTTTGAATGCCTCCTGA